Proteins encoded together in one Anopheles darlingi chromosome 3, idAnoDarlMG_H_01, whole genome shotgun sequence window:
- the LOC125957413 gene encoding farnesyl pyrophosphate synthase — MFSSIMQMCASSGPTVVAATRRMLLQQQGNLPAMGGNLCRNISKSSEVNNSDYMTIRPDSQTQKAGRSSSCDSKQQIRLKKVSRTLSTLNFSVPEAAAQTAVPKSESRDFMAVFPDLVRDLTEYGRKYDKNVATKWFVRALQYNVPQGKKNRGLASVLAYRMLAKHEDLTPENIRRAQYLGWCIEMLHSMFLMIDDIMDGSAMRRGQPAWHTLDDVKMVAINDGIMIDAAIFYVIKKHFGNEPYYARLLEEFSEIKFITTIGQSLDLLSAKMDVTQYTMDVYKSIVFHKTAYYTFYLPVAMAMHMTGYTDPEMFRQAKTILLEIGQFYQAQDDFLDCFGDPAVIGKVGTDIAEGKCSWLAVVAMQRATEEQKEVMKECYGSPDPDKIARVKKLYEQLGIPTTYAIYEEESYNMIKTHIQQISRGLPHELFFKIMEKIYRREA, encoded by the exons ATGTTTTCCTCGATAATGCAAATGTGCGCGTCGAGCGGCCCGACGGTTGTTGCGGCAACCcggcggatgctgctgcagcagcagggtaaCCTCCCAGCGATGGGCGGCAACCTGTGCCGCAACATCTCGAAGAGCAGCGAGGTGAACAATTCCGACTACATGACGATCCGCCCGGACAGCCAAACGCAGAAGGCTggtcgtagcagcagctgtgacAGCAAGCAACAGATAAGACTGAAGAAAGTGTCCAG AACACTTTCGACGCTCAACTTCTCCGTACCGGAGGCTGCCGCTCAGACGGCCGTGCCGAAGAGTGAAAGCCGTGATTTTATGGCCGTGTTCCCAGATCTGGTGCGTGATCTGACCGAGTATGGGCGCAAGTACGACAAAAATGTAGCCACCAAGTGGTTCGTCCGTGCGCTCCAGTACAATGTGCCGCAGGGCAAGAAGAACCGCGGATTGGCGTCCGTGCTTGCCTACCGGATGCTGGCCAAGCATGAGGATCTCACGCCGGAGAACATTCGCCGTGCACAGTACCTGGGCTGGTGCATCGAGATG CTTCATTCGATGTTTCTGATGATCGATGACATCATGGATGGGAGCGCGATGCGCCGCGGTCAGCCGGCCTGGCACACGCTCGACGATGTGAAGATGGTGGCGATCAACGACGGTATCATGATCGATGCGGCCATTTTCTACGTGATCAAGAAGCACTTTGGCAATGAGCCCTACTATGCCCGGCTGCTGGAGGAGTTCAGCGAGATTAAGTTCATTACGACGATCGGCCAGAGCTTGGATCTGCTGTCGGCCAAGATGGACGTGACGCAGTACACGATGGATGTGTACAAATCGATCGTCTTCCACAAGACTGCCTACTACACGTTCTACCTCCCGGTCGCAATGGCCATGCACATGACGGG CTACACGGATCCGGAGATGTTCCGTCAGGCTAAGACGATCCTGCTGGAGATCGGTCAGTTCTATCAGGCGCAGGATGATTTCCTCGATTGCTTCGGTGATCCGGCCGTCATCGGTAAGGTCGGTACCGATATTGCTGAGGGCAAGTGTAGCTGGTTGGCTGTGGTTGCTATGCAACGGGCCACCGAAGAGCAGAAGGAAGTCATGAAGGAGTGCTACGGATCGCCAG ATCCGGACAAGATCGCCCGTGTTAAGAAGCTGTACGAGCAGCTCGGTATTCCGACGACATACGCGATCTACGAGGAAGAATCGTACAACATgatcaaaacacacattcaacAGATTTCGCGTGGTTTGCCACACGAACTGTTCTTCAAGATCATGGAGAAGATCTACCGACGTGAAGCGTAA
- the LOC125957419 gene encoding uncharacterized protein LOC125957419: protein MASGRREAKVPKNLTQLSIEEKTQFLNSFDMVQTDCDGVLWNIKDIFPGGELSIRALRNNGKRVIYVSNNSVRTMEDYRNKLGRLTDYTLDEDDVVHPARTIVEYLRWRKFDALCYVIGSTNFKNYIREAGFRIIDGPDVPIEGLRDAIAQINDQQPVKAVIVDFDHNCNNLQLQRAQLYLQRCNDCWFIAGAMDKVLPVGPRMRLIGSGFYVEMLQQLADRKPIVLGKPGLEMSKVIKRLYSIEDSRRVLFVGDQPGSDVKFGSISGFQTLLVGTGGVRPEHLLAEGQDRDEETVPDYYIPTFADLAQVVLDVQTNVAKSVL, encoded by the exons ATGGCATCCGGGAGACGGGAAGCAAAAGTGCCCAAGAATCTAACACAATTGTCGATCGAAGAGAAGACGCAATTCCTCAACTCGTTCGACATGGTGCAGACGGATTGTGATG GTGTTCTTTGGAATATCAAGGACATTTTTCCCGGTGGCGAACTTAGCATCCGAGCTCTCCGGAACAATGGTAAACGGGTGATCTACGTTTCGAACAACAGTGTCCGCACGATGGAGGATTACAGGAATAAACTTGGCCGGCTAACGGATTACACGCTGGATGAGGACGATGTCGTTCATCCGGCACGGACTATCGTCGAGTATCTGCGATGGAGAAAATTCGATGCACTATGCTACGTTATCGGAAGTACAAACTTCAAAAACTATATCCGGGAAGCCGGCTTTCGCATCATCGATGGT CCGGATGTCCCTATAGAGGGATTACGCGATGCGATTGCTCAGATCAACGATCAGCAACCGGTGAAAGCGGTCATAGTAGACTTTGATCACAACTGCAACAACCTTCAGCTGCAGCGTGCTCAGCTCTATCTCCAGCGCTGCAACGATTGCTGGTTCATTGCTGGAGCCATGGATAAAGTCCTGCCGGTCGGGCCAAGGATGCGTCTCATCGGTTCCGGCTTCTACGTTGAAATGTTACAGCAGTTAGCTGACCGCAAGCCGATCGTTCTCGGCAAACCGGGACTTGAAATGAGTAAGGTCATAAAGCGGCTCTACTCGATCGAGGACTCTCGCCGGGTGCTGTTTGTTGGTGACCAACCGGGAAGCGATGTGAAGTTTGGTAGTATTTCCGGTTTCCAAACGCTTCTCGTTGGTACCGGTGGTGTCCGACCGGAGCATCTGCTGGCGGAAGGCCAGGATCGTGATGAGGAAACCGTGCCCGATTATTACATTCCTACGTTTGCGGATCTGGCACAGGTCGTGCTGGATGTGCAGACGAACGTGGCCAAGTCCGTTTTATAG
- the LOC125957440 gene encoding small integral membrane protein 14: MADEFDACECFWNHEIAMRRLLSLLRQGQSYCNDNECTDLPTLPNANAGTNFFLIIMALIFVAVMYVMRPPSLRRRNDISKALPPPSNDGPNNDGAPPSVS; encoded by the exons ATGGCCGACGAATTTGATGCTTGCGAGTGCTTCTGGAACCATGAGATCGCTATGCGAAGGTTGCTCTCATTG CTGCGACAAGGACAATCATACTGTAATGATAACGAATGTACCGATC TGCCGACTCTCCCGAATGCCAACGCTGGAACGAACTTTTTCCTGATCATCATGGCCTTGATTTTCGTGGCCGTTATGTACGTGATGCGGCCTCCATCGCTACGGCGACGAAATGACATCAGCAAAGCACTACCGCCACCATCCAACGAT GGACCCAACAATGATGGAGCACCGCCATCAGTTTCCTGA
- the LOC125957403 gene encoding maternal protein exuperantia-like produces MVVGAEESKAQVEEQQLDDSSFDECDTPAGILSSKFDKTDLAINTDPLPYGKYTLIGIDIDTTGRRLIDEIVQISAFTPDHQYAQYIIPLMNLNPAARQRHQVRVITVGFFRMVKSMQNYRVMKTKPEAATLNDFLDWLEARLKEDVGSEGIVLVYNEQRKFVPYMVIEALKKYKLLDRFTESVKSFANGFRLAEERCNKTIKFLSIHQLAKIVLGENDSALEGFEGNAAYRAKMAFEITRRLATNKSKHASSPTEADESCVNSSDDATSSTADEDVSNSETEKVEKSSEKSATEADQHDTEAEPEATQDVAQSVGPKQLSEEERVKMCEVLCELASPISTEISELDEQEKILVRQNSLRPVFLLYFKTTIYHRVKAVTYRRVLAEIGHDYESLRKVWQESKREGMEAIVNKIIELKEEERTELTELLDCHYDPDKQAFKPIVKRNKHNSNRVRPFFSNKNGNIPQNQKVNNNYVTKENRKPSQHYDNHNNFYKNANHGGKQQNQQQFYNNQTSHPEESGMRHGASPGKHFRSRHMRRRRGGNNQNNGTEQQHMNKNHSNNAQPIVPVQNLEQ; encoded by the exons ATGGTGGTTGGCGCAGAAGAATCGAAGGCGCAGGTCGAAGAGCAGCAATTGGACGATAGCAGCTTCGATGAGTGTGACACACCGGCAGGAATACTTTCCTCCAAATTTGATAAAACCGATCTTGCGATCAATACCGATCCGCTGCCGTACGGAAAGTACACGTTGATCGGCATCGATATAGATACGACGGGTCGTAGACTAATCGATGAGATCGTACAGATCTCGGCCTTCACCCCGGATCATCAGTATGCGCAATACATCATTCCCTTGATGAACCTTAACCCGGCTGCCCGTCAACGGCACCAGGTGCGGGTGATCACGGTTGGTTTTTTCCGGATGGTGAAGAGTATGCAAAATTACCGTGTGATGAAGACAAAGCCGGAAGCTGCGACGCTGAACGATTTCCTAGATTGGCTGGAGGCTCGCCTAAAGGAAGATGTGGGTTCCGAGGGCATTGTGCTGGTGTACAACGAACAGCGCAAATTCGTGCCCTACATGGTCATTGAGGCGCTCAAGAAGTATAAGCTCCTGGATCGATTCACCGAGTCGGTCAAATCGTTTGCCAATGGCTTCCGGCTCGCCGAGGAACGCTGTAATAAGACAATCAAGTTTTTGTCCATTCATCAACTGGCTAAAATTGTTCTCGGTGAGAATGATAGTGCCCTGGAAGGATTCGAGGGCAATGCTGCCTATCGTGCAAAAATGGCGTTCGAAATTACGCGTCGTTTGGCCACGA ATAAATCGAAGCATGCCTCTTCACCAACGGAAGCTGATGAAAGCTGCGTTAACTCCAGTGACGATGCCACTAGTTCGACTGCTGATGAGGATGTATCCAATTCTGAGACGGAGAAGGTAGAAAAATCTTCCGAAAAATCAGCAACTGAAGCGGATCAGCATGATACCGAGGCAGAACCAGAGGCTACTCAGGACGTTGCGCAATCCGTCGGTCCCAAGCAACTATCCGAGGAGGAACGAGTGAAGATGTGCGAAGTGTTGTGCGAATTGGCCTCTCCTATTTCCACCGAAATCTCCGAACTTGATGAGCAAGAGAAGATCCTTGTGCGTCAGAATTCGTTGCGTCCAGTATTTTTGCTCTACTTTAAGACGACAATCTACCATAG GGTTAAGGCTGTAACGTATAGACGAGTACTAGCAGAAATCGGACATGATTACGAATCACTTCGCAAGGTTTGGCAAGAAAGCAAACGCGAAGGAATGGAAGCCATCGTGAATAAGATCATCGagttgaaagaagaagaaaggaccGAATTGACCGAACTACTTGATTGCCATTACGATCCAGACAAGCAGGCCTTCAAGCCTATCGTGAAACGTAATAAGCATAATTCAAACAGAG TTCGACCTTTCTTTTctaacaaaaatggaaatattccGCAAAACCAGAAGGTTAATAACAACTACGTCACTAAGGAAAACCGCAAGCCTTCTCAACACTACGATAACCACAATAATTTCTACAAAAACGCGAACCATGgtggaaaacagcaaaaccagcagcaattCTACAACAATCAGACCTCTCATCCGGAGGAATCGGGGATGCGTCATGGGGCATCTCCTGGAAAACATTTCCGATCTCGTCACatgcgtcgccgtcgtggagGAAACAACCAGAACAACGGCACCGAGCAACAACATATGAACAAGAATCACTCCAATAACGCTCAACCGATTGTTCCAGTACAGAACTTAGAACAGTAA
- the LOC125957404 gene encoding maternal protein exuperantia-like: protein MVVGAEESKAQVEEQQLDDSSFDECDTPAGILSSKFDKTDLAINTDPLPYGKYTLIGIDIDTTGRRLIDEIVQISAFTPDHQYAQYIIPLMNLNPAARQRHQVRVITVGFFRMVKSMQNYRVMKTKPEAATLNDFLDWLEARLKEDVGSEGIVLVYNEQRKFVPYMVIEALKKYKLLDRFTESVKSFANGFRLAEERCNKTIKFLSIHQLAKIVLGENDSALEGFEGNAAYRAKMAFEITRRLATNKSKHASSPTEADESCVNSSDDATSSTADEDVSNSETEKVEKSSEKSATEADQNDTEAEPEATQDVAQSVGPKQLSEEERVKMCEVLCELASPISTEISELDEQEKILVRQNSLRPVFLLYFKTTIYHRVKAVTYRRVLAEIGHDYESLRKVWQESKREGMEAIVNKIIELKEEERTELTELLDCHYDPDKQAFKPIVKRNKHNSNRVRPFFSNNNGNIPQNQKVNNNYVTKENRKPSQHYDNHNNFYKNANHGGKQQNQQQFYNNQTSHPGESGMRHGGSPGKRFRSRHMRRRRGGNNQNNGTEQQHMNKNHSNNAQPIVPVQNLEQ from the exons ATGGTGGTTGGCGCAGAAGAATCGAAAGCGCAGGTCGAAGAGCAGCAATTGGACGATAGCAGCTTCGATGAGTGTGACACACCGGCAGGAATACTTTCCTCCAAATTTGATAAAACCGATCTTGCGATCAATACCGATCCGCTGCCGTACGGAAAGTACACGTTGATCGGCATCGATATAGATACGACGGGTCGTAGACTAATCGATGAGATCGTACAGATCTCGGCCTTCACCCCGGATCATCAGTATGCGCAATACATCATTCCCTTGATGAACCTTAACCCGGCTGCCCGTCAACGGCACCAGGTGCGGGTGATCACGGTTGGTTTTTTCCGGATGGTGAAGAGTATGCAAAATTACCGTGTGATGAAGACAAAGCCGGAAGCTGCGACGCTGAACGATTTCCTAGATTGGCTGGAGGCTCGCCTAAAGGAAGATGTGGGTTCCGAGGGCATTGTGCTGGTGTACAACGAACAGCGCAAATTCGTGCCCTACATGGTCATTGAGGCGCTCAAGAAGTATAAGCTCCTGGATCGATTCACCGAGTCGGTCAAATCGTTTGCCAATGGCTTCCGGCTCGCCGAGGAACGCTGTAATAAGACAATCAAGTTTTTGTCCATTCATCAACTGGCTAAAATTGTTCTCGGTGAGAATGATAGTGCCCTGGAAGGATTCGAGGGCAATGCTGCCTATCGCGCAAAAATGGCGTTCGAAATTACGCGTCGTTTGGCAACGA ATAAATCGAAGCATGCCTCTTCACCAACGGAAGCTGATGAAAGCTGCGTTAACTCCAGTGACGATGCCACTAGTTCGACTGCTGATGAGGATGTATCCAATTCTGAGACGGAGAAGGTAGAAAAATCTTCCGAAAAATCAGCAACTGAAGCGGATCAGAATGATACCGAGGCAGAACCAGAGGCTACTCAGGACGTTGCGCAATCCGTCGGTCCCAAGCAACTATCCGAGGAGGAACGAGTGAAGATGTGCGAAGTGTTGTGCGAATTGGCCTCTCCTATTTCCACCGAAATCTCCGAACTTGATGAGCAAGAGAAGATCCTTGTGCGTCAGAATTCGTTGCGTCCAGTATTTTTGCTCTACTTTAAGACGACAATCTACCATAG GGTTAAGGCTGTAACGTATAGACGAGTACTAGCAGAAATCGGACATGATTATGAATCACTTCGCAAGGTTTGGCAAGAAAGCAAACGCGAAGGAATGGAAGCCATCGTGAATAAGATCATCGagttgaaagaagaagaaaggactGAATTGACCGAACTACTTGATTGCCATTACGATCCAGACAAGCAGGCCTTCAAGCCTATCGTGAAACGTAATAAGCATAATTCAAACAGAG TTCGACCATTCTTCTCTAACAACAATGGAAATATTCCGCAAAACCAGAAGGTTAATAACAACTACGTCACTAAGGAAAACCGCAAGCCTTCTCAACACTACGATAACCACAATAATTTCTACAAAAACGCGAACCATGgtggaaaacagcaaaaccagcagcaattCTACAACAACCAGACCTCTCATCCGGGGGAATCGGGGATGCGTCATGGGGGATCTCCTGGAAAACGTTTCCGATCTCGTCACatgcgtcgccgtcgtggagGAAACAACCAGAATAACGGCACCGAACAACAACATATGAACAAGAATCACTCCAATAACGCTCAACCGATTGTTCCAGTACAGAACTTAGAACAGTAA
- the LOC125957434 gene encoding MIP18 family protein galla-1: protein MLSFFRKKTSDDLATKPPISVNQRNTSTGEVVPGPTLQQLGYRNVNDLKETIYDFLRTIRDPEKPSTLEDLHVVYEEGIFITEPGPGQAFVVRIEFNPTVPHCSLATLIGLCIRIKVQRSLNHHVKLDIYIKKGAHATEDEINKQINDKERIAAAMENPNLRQLVENCIKEED, encoded by the exons atgctttcgttttttcgcAAGAAAACCTCTGATGATCTGGCCACCAAACCACCGATCAGTGTGAACCAGCGAAACACAAGTACGGGAGAAGTGGTGCCGGGCCCCACACTTCAACAGCTCGGGTATCGAAACGTTAACGATCTGAAAGAGACCATCTACGATTTCCTGCGTACGATCCGAGATCCGGAAAAGCCAAGCACACTCGAAGACCTGCACGTAGTCTATGAGGAAGGCATCTTCATTACCGAGCCAGGGCCAGGACAAGCGTTCGTGGTGCGAATTGAGTTTAACCCGACCGTTCCGCACTGCTCTTTGGCCACACTCATCGGCCTGTGCATCAGAATCAAGGTGCAACGTAGCCTGAATCATCACGTAAAGCTGGACATCTATATCAAGAAAGGCGCACATGCAACGGAGGACGAAA TCAACAAACAGATCAACGATAAAGAACGAATAGCGGCAGCGATGGAGAATCCCAACCTCAGACAATTGGTAGAAAACTGCATAAAAGAGGAAGATTGA
- the LOC125957401 gene encoding protein fem-1 homolog B, which translates to MAKMTKESDDPEQEKETLRKRIMQRVYYAAKDGFCKQLLASLSEIVNDDDRRAIVDQEFYEDEHQIHTPLIVAALNGHHMVVKILLTIAQPNLEKEGCVKLHGELTEGVTALWVAAGMGRLSIVKLLIQHGAEVDHATRKGSTPLRAACFDGRLDLIQYLIEHKANVCAVNAYNNTCLMIAAYKNFPEVLQYLLEHGARVNEQAHCGASALYYAAECGHAEICSTLLDYGAVLMRNTYGLTPALAAAERTREAVVQVFLNRDGLLTKEEQIEVMELLGASYANDKDNYSLVKAFHYLLSAMELRYEDPENIIRKPTLPTVPAYEYWVECQTLQDLQAIRYNHNSLHMESLTIRERILGRHCPEVAHSIVFRGAICADNGRFDRCESLWLHALALRQLNGLSVQRDLLRFVQLFSQEFSINETIRFETMIAVLRACVDELRYNQQKMIDPGPRDDVEAIAEDYEMNIVTVLYLLTIITKLLRLERFEQTEEQTQQVYQLIYQLNQMAVRLRDDQTLVHLAVNGVTPVDDFHTDDVCRFPCVDTVKMLLKCGASVDVVDAERNTPLHTLASTLQMAVLRMADVDVRAVVKEITEIFIEAGIHLDAVNVDGLKASQVCVQNTVAAFIRNYEMRAISLRCLAARAIAQHRIPYRSLIPRQLESFVQQHCTPKS; encoded by the exons ATGGCCAAAATGACCAAGGAGTCAGACGATCCGGAACAGGAGAAAGAAACCCTTCGCAAGCGGATCATGCAACGGGTGTACTATGCGGCGAAGGATGGTTTCTGTAAGCAACTGTTGGCCTCATTGAGCGAAAttgtcaacgacgacgatcgccgaGCCATCGTAGATCAG GAATTCTACGAAGATGAACATCAGATCCACACTCCGCTCATAGTGGCCGCACTGAATGGCCATCATATGGTGGTGAAGATATTGCTCACCATCGCCCAGCCGAACCtggagaaggaaggatgcGTGAAGCTGCACGGCGAGCTGACCGAAGGCGTCACGGCGCTCTGGGTAGCGGCCGGTATGGGTCGGTTGAGCATCGTCAAGCTGCTCATCCAGCACGGTGCCGAGGTGGATCATGCGACTCGGAAAGGATCGACGCCGCTTCGTGCGGCCTGCTTCGATGGGCGACTCGATCTGATTCAATATTTGATCGAGCATAAGGCGAACGTTTGCGCGGTCAATGCGTACAACAACACGTGCCTCATGATCGCCGCGTACAAAAACTTCCCGGAGGTGCTACAGTATCTGTTGGAGCATGGTGCACGCGTAAACGAGCAGGCTCACTGTGGCGCCTCGGCACTTTATTATGCGGCCGAATGTGGCCACGCCGAGATCTGTAGCACGCTGCTCGACTATGGCGCGGTACTGATGCGCAACACGTACGGTCTGACGCCGGCTTTGGCTGCTGCAGAAAGGACGCGCGAGGCTGTCGTGCAGGTGTTCCTCAACCGGGACGGTCTGCTGACGAAGGAGGAGCAGATTGAGGTGATGGAGTTGCTCGGTGCTTCGTATGCCAACGATAAGGATAACTACAGCCTGGTGAAGGCGTTCCACTATCTCCTGTCGGCGATGGAACTCAG GTATGAGGATCCGGAGAATATCATTCGCAAACCGACGCTACCGACGGTGCCGGCGTATGAGTACTGGGTCGAATGCCAGACACTGCAGGACTTGCAAGCGATTCGCTACAATCACAATTCGCTGCACATGGAATCATTGACGATCCGTGAACGAATTCTTGGTCGTCACTGTCCGGAGGTGGCTCATTCGATTGTCTTCCGTGGTGCCATCTGCGCCGACAATGGGCGCTTCGATCGCTGTGAGAGCCTGTGGTTGCATGCGTTGGCTTTACGGCAGCTAAATGGACTATCCGTGCAGCGTGACCTGCTCCGCTTCGTGCAGCTCTTTTCGCAAGAGTTTTCAATCAACGAGACGATACGGTTTGAGACGATGATCGCggtgctgcgtgcgtgtgtcgatGAGCTGCGATACAATCAGCAGAAGATGATCGATCCTGGACCGCGGGACGATGTGGAAGCGATTGCCGAGGATTACGAGATGAACATTGTGACAGTTCTGTATCTGCTAACGATCATTACCAAACTACTGCGACTGGAACGGTTCGAGCAAACCGAGGAGCAGACACAGCAAGTATACCAGCTGATCTACCAGCTGAACCAAATGGCAGTACGGCTGCGCGATGATCAAACGCTTGTCCATCTAGCCGTTAATGGGGTCACTCCGGTTGACGATTTTCACACTGACGATGTGTGTCG ATTTCCCTGTGTCGATACGGTAAAGATGTTGCTCAAGTGTGGCGCCTCGGTAGATGTAGTTGATGCGGAAAGAAACACACCGCTCCATACACTTGCTTCTACG CTACAGATGGCAGTACTGCGGATGGCGGACGTTGATGTGCGAGCGGTGGTAAAAGAAATCACAGAAATTTTCATCGAAGCAGGCATTCATCTGGACGCTGTGAACGTTGATGGATTGAAGGCTTCCCAAGTTTGCGTGCAGA ATACTGTCGCTGCCTTCATCAGAAACTACGAAATGCGTGCAATCAGCCTGCGCTGCCTTGCGGCTCGAGCCATCGCCCAGCATCGTATTCCGTACCGCAGTCTTATACCACGGCAGCTAGAATCGTTCGTTCAGCAGCACTGTACACCGAAAAGCTGA